From the Candidatus Eisenbacteria bacterium genome, the window CCAACACGAAATGGACCTCGTGTTGGATTTCGGGAAGGAGTGTTGGGCTGTCGAGGTGAAGCTCACATCCTCCCCCTCACCGGAGGATATGGCGCGGCTGGACAAAGCCGCTGACCTTATCAAGGCGTCGCGGCGCTTCCTGGTTTCGCAGACCGGCCGTTCGAGCGGAGACGACCGCCGCATCTCCTGCAACCTGTCGACGTTCCTGAAACACCTGAGAGATGACGGGTCGTGAGAGGGACGCGGGATCCTGGGAGTGCTGCCTGAACCATGGTCGTGCTCGGCACACGGTTCCCCGACTCCCTCCTTGACCCTCCCCGTCGATCGGCTAGAATGGGATTCGTCTTCCGGAGGGATGGCCGAGCGGTTGAAGGCGGCGGTCTTGAAAACCGCTAACCCGTTTAGGGTTCGTGGGTTCGAATCCCACTCCCTCCGCCGGCGAGGGCGCGGGGGGATGGGAAGTAGGGCGAGGGGATTCGCGCGGAATGCCGCCCCGAGCCTCCCCACCGGAAAATGAAACATCAGGCGGAGTGGTGCGTGAGATGGCTGAAACGAACCGCCTGCTAAGCGGTTGAAGGGTCAAAAGCCCTTCCGAGGGTTCGAATCCCTCCCACTCCGCCAGCTTTGCGTTTCGGATCGAGGGGCGGGACGCGGTTCGCGTGGCGAAGGCTCCCCGCGAGTCGTGAGTCCGAGAGGGAGGCCGTCGAAAGTCCTTCGGCCGATCGGGGAGCCGCCTCGCGCGCGGGTCGAAGAGAAGAGCGTGAGAAGGCGCTTGCCAGGCGGGCTCGAATCGAGTAACCTACTCCGCGCGAACGAACGAACACGCCCATAGCTCAATTGGACAGAGCGTCTGGCTACGGACCAGAAGGTTGGGGGTTCAAGTCCTCCTGGGCGTAGATGATCGGGCCCTCCGGATCGCCGGAGGGCCCTTTTCTCGAGCCTGGACTCCGCGTGCGTCTTCTGCTCCGGACGCGGGTCGGAGCCTGCGAGACCCGATGCTACCGTCCTTTCCGCGCGCCGCTGATCGAGAGGACGACGCGCGCCGCGGGCTCGATCACACGAAACGTGAACGATTCGGTGATGAAGAGACGAACGCGCTTCGTCTCCTGCCATTCGTAGCCGATCGCGAAGTCCTCGCCGAGCGTGAGCAATCGGTCGCCGCCGCGCATCGAGGCGAGGATCCCCCCCTCGAGATGCGGGGAGTAGAGGACAGGGCCGCCGAGGAGATCCTCGATCTGGCGGAGCGGCGGATGGCAAGGACCGTGCGAGGCGAGCGTCTCGTATGGTTTTCGCCCGAGGACGAGCGCGCATGCCCCGTCGATCGAGGCGTCCCGAAGGAGAAGGAGCGCACGCTAAACGCCGTCGACGATCCCCTTGACGTCGGAAGGAATCGGGATCGGCTTGTGGGCCGACGAGCCGAGAAGACCGGCGATCTTTCCGGCGGCGGGACCGTCGAAGAGCGCGCCGTCCTCGAAGGCGACCATCCGCCGCGCGGCTTCCTCCGCCGGCCCAAGGTCGATGTCCGCCGCGCCGCGGGTCGCGTTGTCCATTGCCCAGATGTCGAGATGGAACGAGGTCCGCGCCTCGACGAGAGGGAGCGCCTGGCGGACGCCGAAGGCGACCCCCTCGCACGGCTGCTTCGCCGGAAGCTCGATTCGGCCAAGGCCGATCGCGGAGAAATCCCATCCCTTGGGGCCGTCCACGTCGGCGATCCGCCGCCCCGCGAGCCCGGCCTTGAGGACGCGGCGCACGGCCTCGTCGATCGCACCCCACGCGGCGTCCGGGGAATAAGGTATCCGATACCGGTTCTAATTTGGTATCGGATACCGGCTTGCTTGAGGACCCAGATGTAGTAGGTGCCGCAGCGGTCCGGTCAATGTATCGGGCAAGGTACGATCAAGGTATCGGATACCGGTATCGGATACCGGCTTATTCCAAGATCCAGATGTCGTAGGTGCCGCCGCGGTTCGAGGCGAAGGCGATCCGGTCGCCGCGCGGGGACCAGGCCGGCTCCCGGTCGTCGGCGAGATGGCTCGCGAGGATCTTCTTCCGGCCGCTCGCCGGGTCGACCGCCCAGATGTCGTACTGCACGTTCCGGTTGTCGGCGAAGGCGAGGAAGGGGCCTTTCGGGCAGAAGGCGGGGTGGATCTCGCGCACCATCGGGTCGTTCGCGCCGGGGACGAGGGAGAGGATCGGGTCGGGCGGCTCGACCGTCGCGAGGTCCGATCCGCCCAGCTGGTTCGAGACGAACGCGAGGGCCGTGCCGTCCGCGCGCCACGTGGCGGACGACTCCGCGGTGGCGGCGGCGGTGTACGCCTCCTCCGGTCCGGACGGTGCTCCGCTCGCGATGGCGACGGAGTAGATATTCCAGTTTCCGTCCCGGTTCGAATGGAACGCGAGGCGCGCGCCGTTCGGCGACCAGACGGGACCCCGATCCGCGAAGGAATTCGTCGTGACCTGCGTCTCCTCCCCCCCCTCCGCCAAAACGGTCCAGATGTCCCAGTTCCCCGATCGGTTCGATGCGAACGCGATCCGGTCCCCCGCCGGCGACCAGTGCGGCGAGGCGTCGTCGTTCGAGGACGAAACGAGAACGGAAGGCGAGCCCCCGGCCGAGGGGACTGTGTGGAGATCGCGAAGGCCGCTTACACCTCTTGATGCATAAACGATCGTGCTCCCGTCGGGAGACCAGGCCGGCTCCCGCTCCTCCTCGCTCGGGCTTCCGATCGAGCGGAGGGTTCGTTCGGCGAGGAGCGCGCTCACCGTGGCGGATCCCTTCGCGCCGTCGGCGTCCTCCGCCTCGACCGTGATCTCGATCGCGCCGGCATCGAAGAGGAACGCGGGGAAGTAGAGGGAGAAGGGGGAGGTCGAAGCGGTCGCGAAGATCGTTCCCGCGGCTTTCAGGCGGATCGCCGCGATGCCGTCCTCGTCGGACGCGAGGCCGGTGACGGTGAAGCCGACGCCGGAGAGCGTATCGCCCGATCGCGGGGATTGGATCACGACCGAAGGGGGAGTCCCGCCGTTTGTCGGCGACTCGTGCTTCCCGCAACCGGCGGGAAGAAGGGCGAGTGCGATTGCAAGAGCGAGAAGCCGCTCGAAAAGACGCGGCCGGTGCGTGGTCGACATGCTCGTTCCTCCGCGGGTTCGCCGCCGGTCGGGACTCGCCTCGAGGCCCTCTGCGAGTTGACGGCGCGAGGCGCCCGATGCTACGTTCCGCCGGATGGCGCGCCGACAATGGGGAGGGCACCCGTGAGCTCCCGATGGATTCTCCCTCTACTCCTTCTTATCGGCCTCGCGATGCGCCTCTATTACCTCCACGGCATCGAGGCGAGCCCCGAGTTCCGAGTCCCTCTCGTCGACAACCGATGGT encodes:
- a CDS encoding encapsulin translates to MRRVLKAGLAGRRIADVDGPKGWDFSAIGLGRIELPAKQPCEGVAFGVRQALPLVEARTSFHLDIWAMDNATRGAADIDLGPAEEAARRMVAFEDGALFDGPAAGKIAGLLGSSAHKPIPIPSDVKGIVDGV
- a CDS encoding encapsulin codes for the protein MDGACALVLGRKPYETLASHGPCHPPLRQIEDLLGGPVLYSPHLEGGILASMRGGDRLLTLGEDFAIGYEWQETKRVRLFITESFTFRVIEPAARVVLSISGARKGR
- a CDS encoding PD40 domain-containing protein, with amino-acid sequence MSTTHRPRLFERLLALAIALALLPAGCGKHESPTNGGTPPSVVIQSPRSGDTLSGVGFTVTGLASDEDGIAAIRLKAAGTIFATASTSPFSLYFPAFLFDAGAIEITVEAEDADGAKGSATVSALLAERTLRSIGSPSEEEREPAWSPDGSTIVYASRGVSGLRDLHTVPSAGGSPSVLVSSSNDDASPHWSPAGDRIAFASNRSGNWDIWTVLAEGGEETQVTTNSFADRGPVWSPNGARLAFHSNRDGNWNIYSVAIASGAPSGPEEAYTAAATAESSATWRADGTALAFVSNQLGGSDLATVEPPDPILSLVPGANDPMVREIHPAFCPKGPFLAFADNRNVQYDIWAVDPASGRKKILASHLADDREPAWSPRGDRIAFASNRGGTYDIWILE